The stretch of DNA GTCGCGAGACGAACCATCGGGGACAGGGCGCCGCCGGGGCCGTCCTCGGGGCCGCCATCGTCACGATGGGCCTGATCTCCGGAACCTTCTACATCTTCTCCTGCGGTGTCATGCCAGGCCTCGGGCGCAGCGACGACCGCGTCTTCATCGAGGTCATGCAGAACATGAACGACGCGTTCAACAACCCGGTCTTCTTCGCGAGCTTCCTCGGCGCGCTGCTCTTCACGGCCGTCTCCGCGTGGCAGCTGCGCGGCACGAGCTCGTACCGGTGGGTCCTCGCCGCGCTCGTCGTCTATCTCGCGGCCTTCGTGATCACGTCGGTCGTGAACGTGCCGCTGAACGACGAACTCGCGGACGCGGGCGATCCGTCGAAGATCGGCGATCCGGCCGCTGTGCGCGAGGACTTCGAGGACCCGTGGCTGGCATGGAACGCCGTACGGACCCTGCTCTCCACCGTGGCGATCGGCCTGCTCGCGCGGGCGCTGGTGCTGCGGGGGCGGGACAGGGTACGGGGGCGGGACGGGGCTCGGGGGCGGGACAGCGGGGAGCGCGGCAGTGCGCGTCAGTCCGCGTACTTCGACTCAGCGGCCGGATCGAGCGAGAGCCGGTAGCCCCGCTTGACCACCGTCTGGACGAGCTTCGGCACGCCAAGTGCCGTACGCAGCCTGGCCATCGCGGTCTCCACGGCGTGCTCGTCGCGCCCCGTGCCGGGCAGCGCGCGAAGGAGTTCGGCGCGGGAGACCACCCACCCCGGGCGCCGCGCGAGGGCCCGCAGCAGCGACATGCCGGCGGGCGGCACGGGCCGCAGCTCGTCGTCGACCAGGACGGCGTGGCCGCGGATCTCGACGCGGTGCCCCGCGACGGGCAGCGTACGGGCGCGGGCGGGCAGTTCCTGGCACAGGATCTGTACGAGGGGGCCGAGCCGGAAGCGTTCGGGCTGCACCGTGTCGACACCGCGGGCCTGGAGCGGCAGCGCGGTGACGGGTCCCACGCAGGCGGACAGGACGTCGTGCTGGAGTGCGGCGAAGAGCTCGATGGCCATGCCGCGCTCCTCGGCGCGGGCCAGGAAGGACGCGGCGGCGGGTGCGCTGGTGAAGGTCAGCGCGTCGACGGCGCGCGCGACGGTGGCGTCGAGGAGCCGGTCGACGGGCGCGAGGTCCTCGGGCGGCATCCACCGGTAGACGGGCACGCCGACGACCTCCGCTCCCCCGGCACGCAGCGACTCGACGAAGCCGGGCAGCGGTTCGCCGTGCAGCTGGAGCGCGACGCGCTTGCCGTCGACGCCTTCTTCGAGCAGCCGGTCGAGTACCTCCGCCATGGACTCGGAGGAGGGCGACCACTTCTCGGTGAGCCCGGCGGCACGTATGGCGCCTTTGACCTTGGGCCCACGAGCAAGCAGCTCGACGCCCCTCAGGCACTTCAGGAGCGCTTCCCCGAACCCCCACCCGTCGGCGGCCTCGACCCAGCCGCGGAACCCGATCGCGGTGGTGGCGATCACCACGTCGGGCGCGTGGTCGATCAACTCCTTGGTGGCGGAGAGGAGTTCGCTGTCGTCGGCGAGCGGAACGATGCGCAGTGCGGGAGCGTGCAGGACGGTGGCGCCACGCCGCTGGAGCAGCGCGCCGAGCTCGTCGGCGCGCCGGGCGGCGGTGACGCCGACGGTGAATCCGGCGAGGGGGCCGTTCTGGTTCTGCTGACCGTTCTGAGGGGTCGCGTGCATGGCAGCTGCTCTCGTCCCGCTAGTACTGCGCGATGGGTGGTCCGGGGTTGGACGAGCCTGCCAACGGCCCGTGACAACCCCGGATCATCACGATGTCGTACGTGTTACACCAGCGTACGACCACCCTTCCGTCAGACTTCCGCGTACGTGAGCTGGGGCTTCGTCTCCGCGTCCGGGGTCTGCCCGGAGTCCGGGGCGGCCGTCGGGCGGCGAAGGTATACGGCCCACGTGACGCAGAAGCACGCCGCGTAGAAGACGAGGAAGGCGACGAAGGCACCGGTCCCCGACCCCACGGTCTGGAAGGACTGCCGGAAGGCGAGGTTGATCCCGAGCCCGCCGAGCGCGCCGACGGCGCCGATGAGCCCCATGGAGGCCCCGGAGAGTCGCCGCCCGTAGGCCGCGGCGGCTTCCCCGTCGAGCCCCTTCTGGAGGGCCTTGGCCTGGAAGATCCCGGGGATCATCTTGTACGTCGACCCGTTGCCGAGGCCGCTGAGTACGAAGAGCACGACGAAGGCGGCGACGAAGAGGGCGAGCGACTCCCGCATGGAGGCGATGACGACGACGGCGGTGGCCGCGCCCATCCCGACGAAGTTCCACAGGGTGATGCGGGCCCCGCCGAACCGGTCGGCGAGCCGCCCGCCCACGGGCCGGATCAGCGAGCCGAGGAGCGGCCCGATGAAGGTGACGGCGGCGGCCTGCAGCGGCGTACGCCCGAACTGGGTCTGAAGGACGAGCCCGAACGCGAAGCTGTACCCGATGAAGGACCCGAAGGTCCCCACATACAGGAACGCCATGATCCAGGTGTGGGCATCCCGGACGGACTCCTTCGCCGCCCCGGTGTCGTTCTTCACGGTGGCGAGGTTGTCCATGAAGAGGGCGGCGCAGAGGGCGGAGACGAAGATGAGGGGGATGTAGATCCCCAGGAGCACGCGGGGCCCGCCCCCGGCCCCGATGACCCCGAGCCCGGCGAGCTGCACGACGGGCACGCCGATGTTGCCGCCCCCGGCATTGAGCCCGAGCGCCCACCCCTTCTTCCTCAACGGGAAGAAGGAATTGATGTTGGTCATGCTGGAGGCGAAGTTTCCGCCACCGACGCCGGTGAGCAGGGCGCACACCATGAATGTGGTGTAGGAGGTCCCGGGCTCCATGACGACGAAGGCCGCGACGGTCGGGAGGAGGAGCGCGCTGGCCGCGATGATCGTCCAGTTACGCCCGCCGAAGCGGGCGACGGCAAAGGTGTAAGGGACGCGGACAACGGCCCCCACCAGGGTGGCCATGGACACGAGAAAGAACTTCCCGGCGGGATCGATCCCGTACTCGGGCCCCATGAACAGAACCATCACGGACCAGAGGGTCCAGATGGAGAACCCGATGTGCTCCGAGAGGATCGAGAACACCAGATTCCGCCGGGCGACGCGCTCGCCTCCCTCCTCCTTCCAGAACTTCTCGTCCTCCGGGTCCCACCGTTGGATCCACATGACAGGCCTCATCTCCACGGCTTGCGGCTGATGACCCGAAGGTAGGGAGGACGGGTTTCAGCCCTGTGGCACGCGGTGACCGGCGGGGAACTTTGCTCTCACGTGGGGGCGGGGCGGGCGGTGAGGATCCCTCGCGGGGGGGGCGTCGAGGCAGGTCAGTCGAGGGCGACCTTGTTCTTGTCGCTGCCGCGGCCGCTGCCGCTGCTGCCGCTGGGCGGAGGGGGCGGTGGGTAGCCACGACCACCCCCGGCCGCCTCCACGCCCTGATACGCACCCTCAAGGCCAGCCCCGGCCCCGGGGGGCCACCGCGGGTTCACCCCAGATGCGTATCCCCCAGTGAGATCAGCAGCCTCCGCAACGCCCCATCCAGCGCCCGCCGGTCATCCGCCGACAAAGACCCCAGCATCCGCTCCTCGTTCGCCACATGATCGACCACCGCTCGGTCGACCAACTCCCGGCCCGCATCCGTCAGGCGGACGCGGATCGCGCGGCGGTCCGTCGGGTCCGGGTGGCGTTCGATCAAGCCCTTGCGTTCCAGCTTGTCGAGGCGGTTGGTGATCGCGCCTGAGGTCACCATGGCCGTCTTGATGAGGCCGCCCGCCGTCAGTTCGTGTGGGGCGCCGACGCGACGCAGCGTCGCCAGGACGTCGAACTCCGCGAACTCCAAGCCGTGTTCGGCGAAGATCGGCTTCATTCCCTTGCTCAGCAGATGGTCCGCCCGTTTGATGCGGCCCACCAGGGCCATCGCGTCCAGGCCCGCCGCGTCCATGTCCGGGCGCTCGCGGTGCCACTGGGCGCGCAGCTCGTCGATGGCGTCGGCCACCACCTCAGGGTCAGCCATTCCCGCACTCCTCTCAGGGCCCTGGGGCATCTCTCAACGTTCAGATACTTGACGTTCGTAGACCCAGGGTTCATATTTATCTCAACGTTGAGAATAACAGCGTTCAGGGGAACGAGGGGGAGCACACCATGTCCATCAGCAGCCCGCAGGCAGGCACAGCAAGCGCCGCACGCCGCATCGCACGCATCACACACCGCCCCACCGGTCAAAGCCGCCCCGGTCCAGCGCCGCGAAACCGCGCTCTCGCCGCCGCCGTCCTCGCCGCCATCGGCCCCGCCACCTGGGGCACCACCTACGTCACGACCACCGAACTCCTGCCCCCGGACCGCCCCTTGCTCGCCGCGGCCCTGCGCGCGCTGCCCGCCGGGCTCATCCTGCTCGCCCTCACCCGGCGGCTGCCCAGCGGCGACTGGTGGTGGAAGGCGGGGGTGCTCGGGCTGCTCAACTTCGGGGCGTTCTTTCCTCTCCTCTTCTTCGGCGCCTACCACCTTCCCGGCGGCGTCGCATCGACCGTCAGCGCCGTCATGCCGCTGCTCGTCGCGGGCTTCGGGGTGGGGGTTCTGAAGGTGCGGCCCACACGGCGGACCTTGGCCGCCGGGCTCGTCGGTGTTGTCGGCGTCGGGCTGCTCGTCCTGCGCGGCAGCGCATCCGTCAACCTCGCGGGGATCGTGGCCATGCTGGCCGCCACCACGCTGATGGCCCTCGCCGTCGTACTCAGCAAGCGATGGGGACGGCCGGAAGGCGTCTCGCTGCTTGCCCTCACCGGGTGGCAACTCACGGCGGGTGGGCTGGTTTTGGCTCCCGTCGCCCTGACCTTCGAAGGTCTCCCTGGCCACTTCACCGGTGCCAACCTCGCCGGATACGCCTACCTCGGCATCATCGGCACCGCCGTCGCCTACGCCCTCTGGTTCCGCGGCATCGAGCGGCTCCCCGCGTCGTCCGTCTCGTTCCTCGGGCTGACCAACCCCGTCGTCGCCACCCTCGCCGGGCTGCTCCTCCTGGGGCAGACCCTCACCCTCTGGCAGGTGGGCGGGCTGGTCCTCGTCGTAGCGAGTGTGCTGGTCGGGCAAGGCCGCCCTGCACAACGACGCCAGTAGCCCCTCCCCCTCCCCGCACCATCCGCCCCGCACAAGGAGCAGCCCCCATGCGCATCACCGTCCTCGGCGCAGCCGGCAACGTCGGCAGCCGCGTCGTCACCGAAGCCCTCGCCCGCGGCCACGAAGTCACCGCCGTCGTCCGCGAACCCGCCCGCTTCCCCTCCCTGCACCCCGCCGCCACCCACCGCACCGGCGACGCCGGAGTCCCCGAGCATGTCGCCGAGTTGAGCGCCGGGCAGGATCTCGTGGTGAACGCCACCAGACCCGCACCGGGCCGCGAGGCCGAACACGCCGCCATCAGCCGGGCGTTGCTCGCCGGCCTTGCCGCAACCGGCGTCCGTCTGCTGATCGTCGGCGGGGCGGGAAGCCTGACCGTGCCCGGCAGCGGCGGCGTCCTCGCCATCGACGATCCCGCATACGTGCCCGCTGCCTGGCGGCACATCGCCCTTGCCTCCAACGCCCAGTACGACGCCGTCCGCACCGCCGACACCGACGTCGACTGGACGTACCTGAGCCCGTCCGCCCTGCTCGAACCGGGCGTCCGCACCGGCACCTACCGGCTCGGCGCCGACGAGTTGATCGTCGACGCCGAGGGGAAGTCATCCATCTCCATGGAGGATCTGGCGGCGGCCCTTCTGGACGAGGCCGAGCGCCCCGAGCACCGCCGCACCCGCTTCACCGCGGGCTACTGACCTCCCGCTTGAACTGCTGGTTGGCACCGTTGCCGCACGTCCACTGGACGAGTCGGGCGCCGTCGCCGGTGGACTCGTCCGCCACGTCGAGACACTTGCCGCTGTGCCGGGAGACCAGCCGGTAGGTGTCGTCTCCCCGGCCCCCGGACCCCCGGTCCTCGAAGCGCCACTGCTGGTGCGCGCCGGAACCGCACCGGTACTGGTTCACGAAGGCCCCGTCCCCGGTGGCCTCGTCCGCCACGTCCAGGCACTTGCCGCTGTGCTGCGCCAGGACCCGTACGTATCCGTCGCCCGCGTCCTCCAAGCGCCACTGCTGGTTGAGACCGCCGTCGCAGGAGTACTGCACGACGGCCGCGCCGTCGGCGGAGGAGGCGTCGGAGACGTCGAGACACTTGCCGCTGTGCCGGGCGGTGAGGCTGTAGCGGGGTCCGCCTCC from Streptomyces sp. BA2 encodes:
- a CDS encoding uroporphyrinogen-III synthase, with the translated sequence MHATPQNGQQNQNGPLAGFTVGVTAARRADELGALLQRRGATVLHAPALRIVPLADDSELLSATKELIDHAPDVVIATTAIGFRGWVEAADGWGFGEALLKCLRGVELLARGPKVKGAIRAAGLTEKWSPSSESMAEVLDRLLEEGVDGKRVALQLHGEPLPGFVESLRAGGAEVVGVPVYRWMPPEDLAPVDRLLDATVARAVDALTFTSAPAAASFLARAEERGMAIELFAALQHDVLSACVGPVTALPLQARGVDTVQPERFRLGPLVQILCQELPARARTLPVAGHRVEIRGHAVLVDDELRPVPPAGMSLLRALARRPGWVVSRAELLRALPGTGRDEHAVETAMARLRTALGVPKLVQTVVKRGYRLSLDPAAESKYAD
- a CDS encoding MarR family winged helix-turn-helix transcriptional regulator; its protein translation is MADPEVVADAIDELRAQWHRERPDMDAAGLDAMALVGRIKRADHLLSKGMKPIFAEHGLEFAEFDVLATLRRVGAPHELTAGGLIKTAMVTSGAITNRLDKLERKGLIERHPDPTDRRAIRVRLTDAGRELVDRAVVDHVANEERMLGSLSADDRRALDGALRRLLISLGDTHLG
- a CDS encoding NAD(P)-dependent oxidoreductase; translated protein: MRITVLGAAGNVGSRVVTEALARGHEVTAVVREPARFPSLHPAATHRTGDAGVPEHVAELSAGQDLVVNATRPAPGREAEHAAISRALLAGLAATGVRLLIVGGAGSLTVPGSGGVLAIDDPAYVPAAWRHIALASNAQYDAVRTADTDVDWTYLSPSALLEPGVRTGTYRLGADELIVDAEGKSSISMEDLAAALLDEAERPEHRRTRFTAGY
- a CDS encoding EamA family transporter — translated: MSISSPQAGTASAARRIARITHRPTGQSRPGPAPRNRALAAAVLAAIGPATWGTTYVTTTELLPPDRPLLAAALRALPAGLILLALTRRLPSGDWWWKAGVLGLLNFGAFFPLLFFGAYHLPGGVASTVSAVMPLLVAGFGVGVLKVRPTRRTLAAGLVGVVGVGLLVLRGSASVNLAGIVAMLAATTLMALAVVLSKRWGRPEGVSLLALTGWQLTAGGLVLAPVALTFEGLPGHFTGANLAGYAYLGIIGTAVAYALWFRGIERLPASSVSFLGLTNPVVATLAGLLLLGQTLTLWQVGGLVLVVASVLVGQGRPAQRRQ
- a CDS encoding anthrone oxygenase family protein; this encodes MKDKSRETNHRGQGAAGAVLGAAIVTMGLISGTFYIFSCGVMPGLGRSDDRVFIEVMQNMNDAFNNPVFFASFLGALLFTAVSAWQLRGTSSYRWVLAALVVYLAAFVITSVVNVPLNDELADAGDPSKIGDPAAVREDFEDPWLAWNAVRTLLSTVAIGLLARALVLRGRDRVRGRDGARGRDSGERGSARQSAYFDSAAGSSESR
- a CDS encoding nitrate/nitrite transporter, giving the protein MWIQRWDPEDEKFWKEEGGERVARRNLVFSILSEHIGFSIWTLWSVMVLFMGPEYGIDPAGKFFLVSMATLVGAVVRVPYTFAVARFGGRNWTIIAASALLLPTVAAFVVMEPGTSYTTFMVCALLTGVGGGNFASSMTNINSFFPLRKKGWALGLNAGGGNIGVPVVQLAGLGVIGAGGGPRVLLGIYIPLIFVSALCAALFMDNLATVKNDTGAAKESVRDAHTWIMAFLYVGTFGSFIGYSFAFGLVLQTQFGRTPLQAAAVTFIGPLLGSLIRPVGGRLADRFGGARITLWNFVGMGAATAVVVIASMRESLALFVAAFVVLFVLSGLGNGSTYKMIPGIFQAKALQKGLDGEAAAAYGRRLSGASMGLIGAVGALGGLGINLAFRQSFQTVGSGTGAFVAFLVFYAACFCVTWAVYLRRPTAAPDSGQTPDAETKPQLTYAEV